In Streptomyces durocortorensis, a genomic segment contains:
- a CDS encoding ABC transporter ATP-binding protein, with the protein MTTIEIDHTSRWFGNVVAVNDVSMTVGPGVTGLLGPNGAGKSTLINMMGGFLAPSTGKVTLDGRTIWRNESVYKEIGIVPEREGMYDFLTGREFVVANAELQGLGAAEAQRALATVQMEYAQDRKISTYSKGMRQRVKMASALVHEPSVLLLDEPFNGMDPRQRMQLMELLRRMGAEGRTVLFSSHILEEVEQLASHIEVIVAGRHAASGDFRKIRRLMTDRPHRYLVRSSDDRALAAALIADPSTAGIEVDLTERALRIQAVDFGRFTELLPKVAREQGIRLLTVSPSDESLESVFSYLVAA; encoded by the coding sequence GTGACCACCATCGAGATCGACCACACCTCGCGCTGGTTCGGCAATGTGGTCGCCGTCAACGACGTCTCCATGACCGTGGGCCCCGGCGTCACCGGACTCCTCGGCCCGAACGGCGCCGGAAAGTCCACCCTCATCAACATGATGGGCGGATTCCTCGCCCCCTCGACGGGGAAGGTCACGCTCGACGGCCGGACGATCTGGCGCAACGAGAGCGTCTACAAGGAGATCGGCATCGTCCCGGAGCGGGAAGGGATGTACGACTTCCTCACCGGCAGGGAGTTCGTCGTCGCCAACGCCGAACTCCAGGGTCTGGGAGCGGCCGAGGCACAAAGGGCGCTCGCCACGGTCCAGATGGAGTACGCGCAGGACCGCAAGATCTCCACGTACAGCAAGGGCATGCGCCAGCGCGTGAAGATGGCGTCCGCACTGGTCCACGAGCCCTCGGTGCTGCTCCTGGACGAACCGTTCAACGGGATGGACCCGCGCCAGCGGATGCAGCTGATGGAACTGCTGCGACGGATGGGAGCCGAGGGCCGCACGGTCCTGTTCTCCTCCCACATCCTCGAAGAGGTCGAGCAGCTGGCCTCGCACATCGAGGTGATCGTGGCGGGCCGCCATGCCGCGTCCGGCGACTTCCGGAAGATCCGCCGGCTGATGACGGACCGGCCGCACCGCTATCTGGTCCGCTCCAGCGACGACCGGGCCCTCGCGGCCGCGCTCATCGCCGACCCGTCCACCGCGGGCATCGAGGTCGACCTGACCGAGAGGGCCCTGCGCATCCAGGCCGTCGACTTCGGGCGGTTCACCGAACTGCTGCCGAAGGTGGCCCGTGAGCAGGGCATCCGGCTGCTCACCGTCTCTCCGTCCGACGAGTCCCTCGAATCGGTCTTTTCCTATCTCGTAGCGGCCTGA
- a CDS encoding ABC transporter ATP-binding protein encodes MRFPRVTALDRLTLDIGPGVTGLVGSNGAGKSTLIKILLGLSPATEGRAAVLGLDVATSGAAIRERVGYMPEHDCLPPDVSATEFVVHMARMSGLPPTAARERTADTLRHVGLYEERYRPIGGYSTGMKQRVKLAQALVHDPQLVLLDEPTNGLDPVGRDEMLGLIRRIHTDFGISVLVTSHLLGELERTCDHVVVIDGGTLLRSSSTSDFTQTTATLAVEVTDSDAHPDGTDALRRVLTEAGVTLVGHDGIDTDGLPGAGHILLIEAVGEETYDLVRDSVAGLGLGLVRMEQRRHQIAEVFRTEQGGRTEQGGAHSPAGPAAAVTAAAAQQKGSGRHEH; translated from the coding sequence ATGCGGTTCCCCCGGGTGACCGCGCTTGACCGGCTCACGTTGGACATCGGACCGGGTGTGACCGGTCTGGTGGGCTCCAACGGTGCCGGCAAGTCCACACTGATCAAGATCCTGCTGGGTCTTTCCCCCGCCACCGAAGGCCGGGCCGCAGTGCTCGGGCTCGACGTCGCGACCAGCGGCGCCGCCATCCGGGAACGGGTGGGATACATGCCCGAGCACGACTGCCTGCCGCCCGACGTCTCAGCGACCGAGTTTGTCGTGCACATGGCTCGCATGTCCGGGCTGCCGCCGACGGCCGCCCGGGAGCGCACCGCGGACACCCTGCGCCACGTCGGCCTCTACGAAGAGCGCTACCGCCCCATCGGCGGCTACTCGACCGGTATGAAGCAGCGGGTGAAACTGGCCCAGGCCCTGGTCCACGACCCCCAGCTGGTCCTGCTCGACGAGCCGACCAACGGCCTCGACCCGGTCGGCCGCGACGAGATGCTCGGCCTGATCCGCCGGATCCACACCGACTTCGGTATCTCCGTGCTGGTGACCTCGCACCTCCTGGGCGAGCTGGAACGCACCTGTGACCACGTCGTCGTCATCGACGGCGGAACGCTCCTGCGCTCCAGCTCCACCAGCGACTTCACCCAGACCACCGCGACCCTCGCGGTCGAGGTCACCGACAGCGACGCCCATCCCGACGGCACCGACGCCCTGCGCCGGGTCCTCACCGAGGCCGGGGTCACGCTCGTCGGCCACGACGGGATCGACACGGATGGGCTGCCGGGCGCGGGCCACATCCTGCTGATCGAGGCCGTCGGCGAGGAGACGTACGACCTGGTCCGCGACAGCGTCGCCGGGCTCGGCCTCGGCCTCGTCCGTATGGAACAGCGCCGCCACCAGATCGCCGAGGTCTTCCGCACCGAACAGGGCGGGCGTACCGAACAGGGCGGGGCGCACAGCCCCGCCGGCCCGGCCGCGGCCGTAACGGCCGCGGCCGCACAGCAGAAGGGAAGCGGTCGCCATGAGCACTGA
- a CDS encoding M24 family metallopeptidase, protein MTGRTSAVQNEIAPELRGFREVQRLAYACAEAVAGQLRSGVTEREAARMQRVWLRERGVRDWFHLPFAWFGDRTAFAGFKVPLQFFPTDRKLEPGMPFILDMAPVHKGFTADIGYSGCLGLNPLHDKLLADLEVHRELILREVRERRSLREIYEDVERLMTTQGYANRHRAYPFGVIAHKVDRVRERRWSPQVFGFGTQSLKGLVSDALHGHREGWSPLWSPYRFSDHPPQPGLWAVEPHLGFRGTGAKFEEILVVTDSKDPEQSAFWLDDDLPHVRRWAEAKVAA, encoded by the coding sequence ATGACCGGCAGGACCTCGGCAGTGCAGAACGAAATCGCCCCGGAGCTGCGGGGGTTCAGGGAAGTGCAGCGCCTCGCCTATGCCTGCGCGGAGGCGGTCGCCGGACAGCTCAGATCCGGCGTGACCGAGCGCGAGGCAGCCCGGATGCAGCGGGTGTGGCTGCGCGAGCGCGGGGTGCGGGACTGGTTCCACCTCCCGTTCGCCTGGTTCGGCGACCGTACGGCGTTCGCGGGGTTCAAGGTGCCGCTCCAGTTCTTCCCGACCGACCGGAAGCTGGAGCCCGGGATGCCGTTCATCCTCGACATGGCCCCGGTCCACAAGGGATTCACCGCCGACATCGGATATTCGGGGTGCCTCGGCCTCAACCCGCTGCACGACAAGCTGCTGGCCGATCTTGAGGTGCACCGCGAGCTGATCCTGCGGGAGGTGCGTGAGCGCCGTTCGCTGCGCGAGATCTACGAGGACGTCGAGCGCCTGATGACCACCCAGGGATACGCCAACAGGCACCGGGCCTACCCCTTCGGCGTCATCGCCCACAAGGTGGACCGGGTCCGCGAACGCCGCTGGTCCCCGCAGGTGTTCGGCTTCGGCACCCAGTCCCTCAAGGGGCTGGTGAGCGATGCCCTGCACGGTCACCGGGAGGGCTGGTCTCCCCTGTGGAGCCCCTACCGCTTCTCCGACCACCCGCCGCAGCCGGGTCTGTGGGCGGTCGAACCCCACCTCGGATTCCGGGGTACGGGCGCGAAGTTCGAGGAGATCCTGGTCGTCACCGACTCCAAGGACCCCGAGCAGAGCGCATTCTGGCTGGACGACGATCTGCCGCACGTGCGGCGCTGGGCCGAGGCGAAGGTGGCGGCGTGA
- a CDS encoding HAD family hydrolase — translation MTFPYKLVATDLDGTLLRDDGTVSERTREALAAATAAGAAHIIVTGRAVPWTRHILDDLGYEGLAVCGQGAQVYHAGEHRLLTSLTLDRQLAGLALSKIEAEVGPLHLAASRDGLDGEVLVCPGYRVQEGPLPYVFVDNSTELWAAPLNKVYIQHPELSDDALALAARAAVGSLVDVVMAGAGVVEILPLGLSKATGLSLAARRLGVKAADTVAFGDMPNDIPMFGWAHHGVAMANAHDALKAVAHEITASNEDDGIAVVLEELLRSAPVR, via the coding sequence GTGACCTTCCCCTACAAGCTCGTCGCGACCGACCTCGACGGCACGCTGCTGCGTGACGACGGCACGGTCTCCGAGCGCACCCGCGAGGCTCTGGCCGCGGCCACCGCGGCCGGTGCCGCGCACATCATCGTCACCGGACGCGCGGTCCCCTGGACCCGGCACATCCTGGACGATCTCGGTTACGAGGGCCTCGCCGTCTGCGGTCAGGGCGCACAGGTCTACCACGCGGGCGAGCACCGGCTGCTGACCTCGCTGACCCTGGACCGGCAGCTCGCCGGTCTCGCACTGTCCAAGATCGAGGCGGAGGTCGGCCCGCTGCACCTGGCGGCCAGCCGCGACGGGCTGGACGGCGAGGTGCTGGTCTGCCCCGGCTACCGGGTGCAGGAGGGACCGCTGCCGTACGTCTTCGTGGACAACTCCACCGAGCTGTGGGCCGCCCCGCTGAACAAGGTCTACATACAGCACCCGGAGCTGAGCGACGACGCGCTGGCCCTCGCCGCGCGGGCGGCCGTCGGCAGCCTGGTCGACGTGGTCATGGCCGGCGCCGGTGTGGTCGAGATCCTGCCGCTGGGCCTGAGCAAGGCGACCGGCCTCTCGCTGGCCGCCCGCCGGCTCGGCGTGAAGGCCGCGGACACCGTCGCGTTCGGCGACATGCCGAACGACATCCCGATGTTCGGCTGGGCACACCACGGCGTGGCCATGGCCAACGCCCACGACGCCCTCAAGGCCGTCGCCCACGAGATCACGGCGTCCAACGAGGACGACGGCATCGCGGTGGTTCTGGAGGAGCTCCTCCGGTCGGCGCCGGTGCGGTAG
- a CDS encoding RNA 2'-phosphotransferase: protein MDERRTVKVSKYLSKHLRHQPGRIGITLDEHGWVAVDELLHAAAAHGFAITRAELDHAVAVNDKRRFTVEGDRIRANQGHTVAVDLDLPPAEPPSYLYHGTVARVLDAIRAEGLRPMTRHHVHLSPDRETATRVGARRGRPLVLTVDAVAMHRAGHIFRVSANGVWLVESVPPRFLRLPG from the coding sequence ATGGACGAACGACGCACCGTCAAGGTGTCCAAGTACCTCTCGAAGCATCTGCGCCACCAGCCGGGCCGCATCGGCATCACCCTCGACGAGCACGGCTGGGTGGCCGTCGACGAGCTGCTGCACGCTGCGGCGGCGCACGGCTTCGCCATCACCCGCGCCGAGCTCGACCACGCCGTCGCCGTCAACGACAAACGCCGCTTCACCGTCGAGGGCGACCGCATTCGCGCCAACCAGGGCCACACCGTCGCCGTCGACCTGGACCTGCCGCCCGCCGAGCCGCCCTCGTACCTCTACCACGGCACGGTCGCCCGGGTGCTGGACGCGATCCGGGCCGAGGGGCTGCGCCCCATGACCCGCCACCACGTCCACCTGTCACCCGACCGCGAGACGGCCACCCGGGTCGGCGCCCGCCGGGGCCGCCCGCTCGTCCTCACCGTGGACGCGGTCGCCATGCACCGTGCCGGGCACATCTTCCGGGTCAGCGCCAACGGGGTCTGGCTCGTCGAGTCAGTGCCCCCGCGGTTCCTGCGCCTGCCCGGCTGA
- a CDS encoding SDR family oxidoreductase, translated as MNLSQARERRVHTGGIELCVVELGDGARPTVVLVHGYPDSKEVWSEVATQLAEQWHVVLYDVRGHGRSTAPEPLRGGFTLEKLTDDFLAVIDAVSPDRPVHVVGHDWGSVQAWEFVTVGRTEGRIASFTSMSGPSLDHFGHWIKQRMTRPTPRRVGQLLGQGAKSWYVYMLHTPVLPELAWRGPLGKRWPRILERMEKVPAGDYPTASLPDDAAHGAWLYRDNVRARLSRPRADAYAHAPVQLITPTGDSFLSERLYDQLESWVPTLVRRSLPAKHWVPRTRPDQLASWIGEFVAANESAGQEGAPGPQVTAKGPCAERFGGQLVLVTGAASGIGRATAFAFAEAGARVVAVDRDAEGAARTAEMARLIGAPAAWGEAADVSDEAAMEKLADRVAAEYGIVDVLVNNAGIGLSGSFLETTGEEWKKVLDVNLWGVIHGCRFFGKQMAERGQGGHIVNTASAAAFLPSRALPAYSTSKAAVLMLSECLRAELAEKSIGVSAICPGVVNTNITATTRFAGADVAEEERLRKRTSRLYGRRNYPPEKVADAILRAVVRNQAVVPVTPEARGARLLSRLSPGALRSVARLKPPL; from the coding sequence GTGAATCTGTCTCAAGCACGTGAGCGGCGTGTGCACACGGGCGGCATCGAGCTGTGCGTCGTCGAGCTGGGCGACGGGGCCCGTCCGACCGTGGTGCTGGTCCACGGGTATCCGGACAGCAAGGAGGTCTGGTCGGAGGTTGCCACACAGCTGGCCGAGCAGTGGCACGTCGTTCTGTACGACGTACGGGGGCACGGCAGGTCCACGGCCCCCGAGCCGCTGCGCGGAGGCTTCACCCTGGAGAAGCTGACCGACGACTTCCTGGCCGTGATCGACGCGGTCAGCCCGGACCGGCCGGTGCACGTGGTCGGGCACGACTGGGGCTCCGTGCAGGCCTGGGAGTTCGTCACGGTCGGGCGGACCGAGGGCAGGATCGCCTCCTTCACCTCGATGTCCGGGCCGTCCCTGGACCACTTCGGCCACTGGATAAAGCAGCGGATGACCCGGCCCACGCCACGCCGGGTCGGTCAGCTGCTCGGCCAGGGCGCGAAGTCCTGGTACGTGTACATGCTCCACACACCCGTCCTGCCCGAGCTGGCCTGGCGGGGGCCGCTCGGCAAGCGGTGGCCCCGGATCCTGGAGCGGATGGAGAAGGTGCCCGCCGGCGACTACCCCACCGCCTCTCTGCCGGACGACGCCGCGCACGGGGCCTGGCTCTACCGCGACAACGTCCGCGCCCGGCTGAGCAGGCCGCGCGCCGACGCCTACGCCCACGCACCGGTCCAGCTGATCACCCCGACCGGCGACTCCTTCCTCTCGGAGCGGCTCTACGACCAACTGGAGTCCTGGGTCCCCACGTTGGTGCGCCGCTCGCTTCCGGCCAAGCACTGGGTGCCGCGCACCCGGCCGGACCAGCTGGCCTCGTGGATCGGCGAGTTCGTCGCCGCGAACGAGTCCGCCGGGCAGGAGGGGGCGCCCGGCCCGCAGGTGACCGCGAAGGGCCCCTGTGCGGAACGGTTCGGCGGGCAGCTGGTCCTGGTGACGGGAGCGGCCTCCGGGATCGGCCGGGCCACGGCGTTCGCGTTCGCCGAGGCGGGCGCCCGCGTGGTGGCCGTGGACCGCGATGCGGAGGGGGCGGCGCGGACGGCGGAGATGGCCCGGCTGATCGGGGCCCCGGCGGCCTGGGGCGAGGCGGCCGACGTCAGCGACGAGGCGGCGATGGAGAAGCTCGCCGACCGGGTCGCCGCCGAGTACGGCATCGTCGACGTCCTGGTCAACAACGCCGGGATCGGGCTCTCCGGCTCCTTCCTGGAGACCACGGGCGAGGAGTGGAAGAAGGTCCTCGACGTCAATCTGTGGGGCGTCATCCACGGCTGCCGGTTCTTCGGCAAGCAGATGGCCGAGCGCGGTCAGGGCGGCCACATCGTCAACACGGCGTCGGCCGCGGCCTTCCTGCCCTCACGCGCCCTGCCCGCCTACAGCACGTCGAAGGCGGCCGTGCTGATGCTGAGCGAGTGCCTGCGGGCCGAGCTGGCAGAGAAGTCGATCGGGGTGAGCGCGATATGCCCCGGCGTCGTCAACACCAACATCACCGCCACCACGCGCTTCGCGGGGGCCGACGTGGCGGAGGAGGAGCGGCTACGGAAGCGGACGAGCCGGCTCTACGGTCGGCGCAACTACCCGCCGGAGAAGGTCGCCGACGCGATCCTGCGGGCGGTCGTGCGCAACCAGGCTGTGGTGCCGGTGACTCCGGAGGCGCGCGGCGCCCGGCTGCTGTCCCGGCTGAGCCCGGGGGCGCTGCGCTCCGTCGCCCGGCTGAAGCCTCCGCTGTGA
- a CDS encoding ABC transporter permease, whose product MSTETGTATGRDASRIHNIGYRSYDGPRLGRAYARRSLFSQTLRGSYGLGRSAKSKVLPMLLFGVMALVAAILVAVSMATPDASKLVVKYTSYAIYLQAVIGLFIAAQAPQAVSRDLRFKSIPLYFSRPIERSDYVLAKFAATASALFILTGAPLLILYVGSLLAKFDFVDQTKWFGQGLVSVALLSVLFAGLGLVMAALTPRRGFGVAAVIALLTITYGAVSTVQAIAWETGSEGAVQWLGLFSPITLIDGVQAAFLGATSAFPGGEGPGAGTGVVYLIVVLALVAGSYAVLMRRYRRAGL is encoded by the coding sequence ATGAGCACTGAGACCGGCACCGCGACCGGGCGCGACGCCTCCCGGATCCACAACATCGGCTACCGCTCCTACGACGGACCGCGGCTCGGACGGGCCTACGCCCGCCGCTCGCTGTTCTCGCAGACCCTGCGGGGCTCCTACGGACTGGGCCGCTCCGCCAAGTCCAAGGTGTTGCCCATGCTGCTGTTCGGCGTGATGGCCCTGGTCGCGGCGATCCTCGTGGCCGTCTCGATGGCCACGCCGGACGCCAGCAAGCTGGTGGTCAAGTACACCTCGTACGCGATCTACCTCCAGGCCGTCATCGGCCTCTTCATCGCCGCACAGGCACCACAGGCGGTCTCCAGGGATCTCCGTTTCAAGAGCATCCCGCTGTACTTCTCCCGGCCGATCGAACGCTCCGACTACGTTCTCGCGAAGTTCGCCGCCACCGCGTCGGCACTGTTCATTCTCACCGGGGCCCCGCTGCTCATCCTCTATGTGGGCTCACTGCTCGCGAAGTTCGACTTCGTGGACCAGACGAAGTGGTTCGGCCAGGGACTGGTGTCGGTGGCGCTGCTGTCCGTGCTGTTCGCCGGGCTCGGCCTCGTGATGGCCGCCCTCACGCCCCGGCGGGGCTTCGGTGTCGCCGCGGTGATCGCCCTGCTGACCATCACCTACGGTGCCGTCTCCACGGTCCAGGCCATCGCCTGGGAGACCGGGTCGGAGGGGGCCGTGCAGTGGCTCGGCCTGTTCTCGCCGATCACGCTGATCGACGGTGTCCAGGCCGCGTTCCTCGGCGCGACCTCAGCCTTCCCCGGAGGGGAAGGCCCGGGGGCCGGTACCGGTGTGGTCTACCTGATCGTTGTTCTCGCGCTCGTCGCCGGCTCGTACGCCGTCCTGATGCGCCGCTACCGGAGGGCCGGGCTGTGA
- the pheA gene encoding prephenate dehydratase, producing the protein MSATRYAYLGPEGTFTEVALRTLPEAATRELAPMVSVPAALDAVRNGEAAAALVPIENSVEGGITATLDELTSGEPLMIYREVLLSITFALLVRPGTKLSDVKTVTAHPAAQPQVRNWMAAHLPGAVWESAASNADGARLVQEGRYDAAFAGEFAAATYGLEPLVTEIHDAENAQTRFVLVGRPARPSAPTGADKTSVAIWLGDDHPGALLELLQEFAVRGVNLMLIQSRPTGEGIGNYCFAVDAEGHIADRRVGEALMGLKRICPKVRFLGSYPRAGVSADEVRPLRAGTSDTAFTEAADWLARSQDGRI; encoded by the coding sequence ATGTCAGCCACGCGCTACGCCTATCTCGGCCCCGAAGGCACCTTCACCGAGGTCGCCCTCCGTACGCTCCCGGAAGCCGCCACCCGGGAACTCGCCCCGATGGTCTCCGTACCGGCCGCGCTGGACGCCGTACGCAACGGGGAGGCCGCGGCAGCGCTCGTACCGATCGAGAACTCCGTCGAGGGCGGCATCACCGCGACGCTCGACGAGCTGACCAGCGGGGAACCGCTGATGATCTACCGCGAGGTGCTGCTCTCCATCACCTTCGCGCTGCTGGTGCGGCCCGGGACCAAGCTGTCGGACGTCAAGACGGTCACCGCGCACCCGGCCGCCCAGCCGCAGGTGCGCAACTGGATGGCGGCCCACCTCCCGGGGGCCGTGTGGGAGTCGGCGGCGTCCAACGCGGACGGTGCCCGGCTGGTCCAGGAGGGGCGCTACGACGCCGCGTTCGCCGGGGAGTTCGCCGCCGCCACCTACGGCCTCGAACCGCTGGTGACGGAGATCCACGACGCGGAGAACGCCCAGACCCGCTTCGTACTGGTGGGCCGGCCCGCCCGGCCCTCCGCCCCGACCGGCGCCGACAAGACCTCCGTCGCGATCTGGCTCGGCGACGACCACCCCGGCGCCCTGCTGGAGCTGCTCCAGGAGTTCGCGGTGCGCGGGGTCAACCTGATGCTGATCCAGTCCCGCCCGACCGGCGAGGGCATCGGCAACTACTGCTTCGCCGTGGACGCGGAGGGGCACATCGCGGACCGGCGGGTCGGGGAGGCCCTGATGGGGCTGAAGCGGATCTGCCCGAAGGTGCGGTTCCTCGGCTCGTACCCGCGGGCCGGTGTGTCCGCGGACGAGGTCAGGCCGCTGCGGGCGGGCACCTCGGACACCGCGTTCACGGAAGCCGCGGACTGGCTGGCGCGCAGCCAGGACGGCCGGATCTGA
- the serS gene encoding serine--tRNA ligase, translating into MIDLRLLREDPDRVRASQRARGEDVDLVDALLSADELRRSSGVRFDELRAEQKSLGKLIPKATPEERAELLKRAEQLKADVKAADAAQDEADADAKRLLLQLGNIVHEDVPVGGEEDFVVLETHGTIRDFGAEGFEPKDHLELGEALGAIDMERGAKVSGSRFYYLTGVGALLELALVNAAIAQATEAGFVPMLTPALVRPRAMEGTGFLGQASENVYHLEKDDYYLVGTSEVPLAAYHMDEIIEADKLPLRYAGFSPCFRREAGTYGKDTRGIFRVHQFDKVEMFSYVDPADAEAEHRRLLEWEKQWLTGLELPFQVIDVATGDLGASASRKFDCEAWIPTQGKYRELTSASNCDGFQARRLSVRMREGKKVQPLATLNGTLCAVPRTIVAILENHQLADGSVRVPEVLRPYLGGREVLEPVAK; encoded by the coding sequence GTGATTGACCTTCGCCTGCTCCGTGAGGACCCCGACCGTGTTCGCGCCTCCCAGCGCGCCCGTGGAGAGGACGTCGACCTCGTCGACGCCCTGCTCTCCGCCGACGAGCTGCGCAGGTCGTCCGGCGTCCGCTTCGACGAACTCCGCGCCGAGCAGAAGTCGCTCGGCAAGCTGATCCCCAAGGCCACCCCCGAGGAGCGCGCCGAGCTCCTCAAGCGGGCCGAGCAGCTCAAGGCCGACGTCAAGGCGGCCGACGCCGCCCAGGACGAGGCCGACGCGGACGCCAAGCGCCTGCTGCTCCAGCTCGGCAACATCGTCCACGAGGACGTCCCGGTCGGCGGCGAGGAGGACTTCGTCGTCCTGGAGACGCACGGCACCATCCGGGACTTCGGCGCCGAGGGCTTCGAGCCCAAGGACCACCTGGAGCTCGGCGAGGCACTCGGCGCGATCGACATGGAGCGCGGGGCCAAGGTCTCCGGTTCGCGCTTCTACTACCTGACGGGCGTCGGCGCCCTCCTGGAGCTCGCCCTCGTCAACGCGGCGATCGCCCAGGCCACCGAGGCCGGCTTCGTTCCGATGCTGACCCCGGCGCTGGTCCGCCCGCGCGCCATGGAGGGCACCGGCTTCCTCGGTCAGGCCTCGGAGAACGTGTATCACCTGGAGAAGGACGACTACTACCTGGTCGGCACCTCCGAGGTCCCTCTCGCCGCGTACCACATGGACGAGATCATCGAGGCCGACAAGCTGCCCCTGCGGTACGCCGGTTTCTCCCCCTGCTTCCGCCGCGAGGCCGGCACCTACGGCAAGGACACCCGCGGCATCTTCCGGGTCCACCAGTTCGACAAGGTCGAGATGTTCTCGTACGTCGACCCGGCGGACGCCGAGGCCGAGCACCGCAGGCTCCTGGAGTGGGAGAAGCAGTGGCTCACCGGCCTGGAGCTGCCCTTCCAGGTGATCGACGTCGCCACCGGCGACCTCGGCGCTTCGGCCTCGCGGAAGTTCGACTGCGAGGCGTGGATCCCCACCCAGGGCAAGTACCGCGAGCTGACCTCCGCGTCGAACTGCGACGGCTTCCAGGCCCGCCGCCTGTCCGTCCGGATGCGCGAGGGCAAGAAGGTCCAGCCGCTGGCCACGCTGAACGGCACGCTCTGCGCCGTACCGCGCACGATCGTGGCGATCCTGGAGAACCACCAGCTCGCCGACGGTTCGGTCCGGGTCCCCGAGGTGCTCCGCCCCTACCTGGGCGGGCGCGAGGTCCTGGAACCGGTCGCCAAGTGA
- a CDS encoding ABC transporter permease translates to MYDPTVARLTYRALLGRRRAAILFVLPALLLVIAAAVRMFAGADDQVASNVLGGFAIATMVPLIGVIAGTGAIGPEIDDGSIVYLLAKPVKRPTIIFTKLIVAIAVTMVFSALPTLIAGLILNGNGQQIAVAFTIAALVASIAYSALFLLLGTVSRHAVVLGLVYALVWEALFGSLVPGARTLSVQQWSLAVAQKVAGDGAITSDVGLPLATVLLAAVTVAATWYAGQKLRALKLAGEE, encoded by the coding sequence ATGTACGACCCCACAGTCGCCCGGCTCACCTACCGGGCCCTGCTCGGCCGGCGCCGAGCCGCCATCCTGTTCGTCCTGCCCGCACTGCTGCTGGTGATCGCCGCGGCCGTGCGGATGTTCGCCGGGGCCGATGACCAGGTCGCCTCCAACGTCCTCGGCGGGTTCGCCATCGCCACGATGGTGCCGCTGATCGGTGTGATCGCGGGCACCGGAGCGATCGGCCCGGAGATCGACGACGGCTCGATCGTCTATCTGCTCGCCAAGCCGGTGAAGCGGCCCACGATCATCTTCACCAAGCTGATCGTGGCCATCGCGGTGACCATGGTGTTCTCCGCCCTGCCGACACTCATCGCGGGACTGATCCTCAACGGCAACGGCCAGCAGATCGCCGTCGCCTTCACCATCGCGGCGCTGGTCGCCTCGATCGCCTACAGCGCCTTGTTCCTGCTGCTCGGCACGGTCAGCCGGCACGCGGTGGTTCTCGGCCTGGTGTACGCCCTGGTCTGGGAGGCCCTCTTCGGCAGCCTGGTGCCCGGTGCGCGGACGCTCAGTGTCCAGCAGTGGTCCCTGGCGGTCGCTCAGAAGGTCGCGGGGGACGGGGCGATCACCTCGGACGTCGGCCTGCCGCTCGCCACGGTCCTGCTGGCCGCCGTCACGGTCGCCGCCACCTGGTACGCGGGCCAGAAGCTGCGGGCGCTGAAGCTGGCCGGGGAGGAGTGA
- a CDS encoding MerR family transcriptional regulator, with translation MTGAAGGDTAEYRIEDLAHASGATVRTIRAYQDRGLLPTPERRGRANVYRETHLARLRQIADLLDRGYTLASIKELLEAWDAGRGLGGVLGLVAEVHGPWTDEEADRITREELDAKFGGSQDDGAIAEAVELGVLERVSGRDDEFLVPSPQELAVAVELYAAGVPLRAISGHLRELRGQVEHIASRFLEFTTEHVFARYLGHRPPTDSDATEAASLVRRLRPLAQQTVDAELARAMRTFATRHLHHHLGAEESVVDEGATRPVLLPARTIQAVQKLVGAEGVAAFVTAAAEREAQARTLDALASSHSERNKVGENT, from the coding sequence GTGACCGGGGCCGCGGGCGGGGACACCGCCGAGTACCGGATCGAGGACCTGGCCCATGCCAGCGGGGCCACGGTCCGCACGATCCGCGCCTACCAGGACCGGGGCCTGCTCCCGACGCCCGAGCGCCGCGGCCGGGCCAATGTGTACCGGGAGACCCACCTGGCCCGGCTGCGGCAGATCGCGGACCTGCTCGACCGCGGCTACACCCTGGCCAGCATCAAGGAGCTGCTGGAGGCGTGGGACGCGGGCCGGGGGCTGGGCGGGGTGCTCGGCCTGGTCGCCGAAGTGCACGGCCCGTGGACGGACGAGGAGGCCGACCGGATCACCCGCGAGGAGCTGGACGCGAAGTTCGGCGGCTCGCAGGACGACGGGGCGATCGCGGAGGCGGTGGAGCTCGGAGTACTGGAGCGCGTCTCGGGCCGGGACGACGAGTTCCTGGTTCCGAGCCCCCAGGAGCTCGCGGTAGCGGTCGAGTTGTACGCGGCGGGCGTGCCACTGCGTGCAATCTCCGGGCACCTGAGGGAGCTTCGCGGCCAGGTGGAGCACATAGCCTCCCGTTTCCTGGAGTTCACCACCGAGCATGTCTTCGCCCGCTATCTGGGCCATCGGCCGCCCACGGACTCCGACGCCACCGAGGCGGCATCCCTCGTACGCCGTCTGCGGCCGCTCGCCCAGCAGACGGTGGACGCCGAACTCGCGCGTGCGATGCGGACGTTCGCCACCCGGCATCTGCATCACCACCTCGGGGCGGAGGAGTCGGTGGTGGACGAAGGTGCGACCCGCCCGGTGCTGCTGCCTGCCAGGACAATCCAGGCTGTTCAGAAGCTGGTTGGCGCGGAGGGCGTCGCAGCCTTCGTCACGGCGGCTGCCGAACGAGAGGCGCAGGCGCGCACCTTGGATGCCCTCGCCTCATCTCACAGCGAGCGTAATAAAGTTGGCGAAAACACCTAA